In the genome of Chlamydia trachomatis A/HAR-13, one region contains:
- a CDS encoding outer membrane protein B has product MSSKLVNYLRLTFLSFLGIASTSLDAMPAGNPAFPVIPGINIEQKNACSFDLCNSYDVLSALSGNLKLCFCGDYIFSEEAQVKDVPVVTSVTTAGVGPSPDITSTTKTRNFDLVNCNLNTNCVAVAFSLPDRSLSAIPLFDVSFEVKVGGLKQYYRLPMNAYRDFTSEPLNSESEVTDGMIEVQSNYGFVWDVSLKKVIWKDGVSFVGVGADYRHASCPIDYIIANSQANPEVFIADSDGKLNFKEWSVCVGLTTYVNDYVLPYLAFSIGSVSRQAPDDSFKKLEDRFTNLKFKVRKITSSHRGNICIGATNYVADNFFYNVEGRWGSQRAVNVSGGFQF; this is encoded by the coding sequence ATGAGTAGCAAGCTAGTGAACTATCTCCGTTTGACTTTCCTATCTTTTTTAGGGATCGCATCTACTTCATTAGACGCTATGCCTGCGGGGAATCCGGCGTTTCCAGTCATCCCGGGGATTAATATTGAACAGAAAAATGCCTGTTCTTTCGATTTATGTAATTCTTATGATGTACTATCCGCACTGTCCGGTAACCTGAAGCTCTGCTTCTGCGGAGATTATATCTTTTCAGAAGAAGCTCAGGTAAAAGATGTCCCTGTCGTTACCTCTGTGACAACAGCTGGGGTTGGTCCTTCTCCTGATATTACTTCGACAACCAAAACGCGAAATTTCGATCTCGTGAACTGTAATCTCAATACAAACTGTGTAGCTGTAGCTTTTTCCCTTCCTGATCGTTCGCTGAGCGCGATTCCTCTGTTTGATGTGAGTTTCGAAGTGAAAGTAGGAGGACTGAAACAATACTACCGCCTTCCCATGAATGCCTATCGAGACTTCACCTCGGAACCTCTCAATTCTGAATCAGAAGTTACGGACGGGATGATTGAAGTACAGTCCAATTACGGATTTGTTTGGGATGTTAGCTTGAAAAAAGTCATATGGAAAGATGGCGTTTCCTTTGTAGGCGTCGGTGCAGACTATCGCCATGCTTCTTGCCCTATTGACTACATCATTGCAAACAGTCAAGCTAATCCAGAAGTATTCATCGCTGACTCGGATGGGAAACTGAACTTCAAGGAGTGGAGTGTCTGCGTAGGTCTTACTACCTATGTGAATGACTACGTTCTTCCTTACTTAGCGTTTTCTATAGGGAGTGTTTCTCGCCAAGCTCCGGACGACAGCTTCAAAAAATTAGAAGATCGCTTCACTAACCTCAAATTTAAAGTTCGTAAAATTACCAGCTCTCATCGTGGAAACATCTGCATCGGAGCGACAAACTATGTCGCCGATAACTTCTTCTACAACGTAGAAGGAAGATGGGGAAGCCAGCGCGCTGTGAACGTCTCCGGAGGATTCCAATTCTAA
- a CDS encoding type III secretion system ATP synthase, with protein MTHLQEETLLIHQWRPYRECGILSRISGSLLEAQGLSACLGELCQISLSRSDPILAEVIGIHNRTTLLLALTPIYYLAIGAEVVPLRRPASLPLSNHLLGRVLDGFGNPLDGGPQLPKTNLSPLFSSPPSPMSRTPIQEVFPTGIRAIDALLTIGEGQRVGIFSEPGGGKSSLLSTIAKGSQQTINVIALIGERGREVRDYVNQHKEGLAAQRTVIIASTAYETAASKVIAGRAAITIAEYFRDQGARVLFTMDSLSRWIESLQEVAIARGETLSTHHYAASVFHHVAEFLERAGNNDKGSITSFYAILHYANHPDIFTDYVKSLLDGHFFLSPQEKSFSSPPINVLTSLSRSSRQLALPHHYAAAQELLSLLKAYHEAIDIIQLGAYVSGQDAHLDRAIRLLPSVKQFLSQPYSHYSAIHETIEQLCQLLKHE; from the coding sequence ATGACTCATTTACAAGAAGAAACTCTGTTGATCCATCAATGGCGCCCGTATCGAGAATGTGGGATTTTATCACGCATATCAGGATCTCTTCTGGAAGCTCAAGGGCTCTCCGCATGCTTAGGAGAACTCTGTCAAATTTCTCTATCTCGGTCAGACCCTATTCTAGCTGAAGTAATTGGCATTCACAATCGCACGACATTATTACTCGCTCTGACTCCCATATACTATCTTGCCATAGGAGCCGAAGTAGTTCCCTTACGCAGGCCTGCCTCTCTTCCTCTATCCAACCATCTTTTAGGAAGAGTCCTTGATGGATTCGGGAACCCTTTAGATGGAGGACCTCAGCTCCCTAAAACGAACCTTTCCCCTCTATTTTCTTCTCCCCCTTCTCCTATGTCGCGTACTCCGATCCAAGAGGTATTCCCTACAGGTATCCGCGCAATCGACGCCCTACTTACCATAGGAGAAGGACAACGCGTAGGCATCTTTTCAGAGCCTGGAGGAGGGAAATCTTCTCTTCTGTCTACGATAGCAAAGGGTTCCCAACAGACAATCAATGTCATTGCCCTAATAGGAGAACGTGGTCGTGAGGTGCGCGACTATGTCAACCAACACAAAGAAGGCCTAGCCGCTCAACGTACCGTTATCATCGCCTCTACCGCTTATGAAACTGCAGCTAGCAAAGTCATTGCAGGCCGCGCAGCAATCACAATCGCAGAATATTTTCGAGATCAAGGAGCTCGCGTATTATTTACTATGGATTCCTTATCTAGATGGATAGAATCCCTTCAAGAAGTAGCGATCGCGAGAGGAGAGACACTATCTACACACCACTATGCTGCATCCGTTTTCCATCATGTTGCAGAGTTCCTAGAACGTGCTGGGAATAATGATAAAGGATCTATCACATCTTTTTATGCCATTTTGCATTACGCAAACCATCCAGATATTTTTACTGATTATGTAAAATCTCTTCTGGATGGGCATTTCTTTCTCTCCCCTCAAGAAAAAAGCTTTTCTTCTCCTCCTATCAATGTATTAACGAGCCTTTCGCGGTCTTCTCGTCAGTTAGCTCTCCCTCATCATTATGCTGCAGCTCAAGAGCTTCTCTCCTTACTCAAAGCCTATCATGAAGCTATTGATATCATCCAACTAGGAGCTTATGTCTCAGGACAAGATGCTCACCTCGATAGAGCCATTCGTTTGCTCCCCTCCGTAAAACAATTCTTATCTCAACCTTATTCTCATTACTCAGCTATTCATGAAACTATTGAACAACTGTGCCAACTGTTGAAACATGAATAA
- a CDS encoding phosphoenolpyruvate carboxykinase (GTP), with protein MTGDWISKITHSGLKSWIEEVIALVSPDDVRLCDGSEAEYQQLCQQMQDAGVMTPLNPELHPNCFLVRSSPSDVARAEQFTFICTKTQEEAGPTNNWRDPQEMRAELHALFRGCMRGRTLYIVPFCMGPLNSPFSLIGVEITDSPYVVCSMKIMTRMGASVLAMLGSNGTFYKCLHSVGKPLAPGEKDVAWPCDPEHMRIVYFQDDSSVMSFGSGYGGNALLGKKCVALRLASYLGHQQGWLAEHMLIIGVTNPEGRKKYFAAAFPSACGKTNLAMLMPKLPGWKVECIGDDIAWIRPGNDGRLYAVNPEFGFFGVALGTSETTNPHALATCHADSLFTNVALTADGDVWWEGKTTTPPQGMIDWKGRAWVSGGEPAAHPNARFTAPLDHCPSLDPQWNNPQGVPLEAVIFGGRRTETIPLVYEALSWEHGVMMGAGMSSTTTAAIVGELGKLRHDPFAMLPFCGYNMAAYFEHWLSFATKGLQLPRIFGVNWFRKDEHGQFIWPGFSENLRVLEWIFRRTDGEDAIAHRTPVGYLPTAEGLNTSGLDLSEDALRALLTVDAQGWKAEVSNIRKYCSIFGADMPQRILEELSRIESELK; from the coding sequence ATGACCGGCGATTGGATATCTAAGATAACTCATTCAGGATTAAAATCTTGGATAGAAGAAGTAATTGCTTTGGTGTCACCTGACGACGTAAGGTTATGCGATGGTTCAGAAGCCGAATACCAACAGCTTTGCCAGCAGATGCAGGATGCTGGGGTGATGACCCCTCTAAATCCTGAGCTGCATCCTAACTGCTTCCTCGTTCGTTCTTCTCCTAGTGATGTCGCTCGTGCTGAACAATTTACTTTTATTTGTACCAAGACTCAAGAAGAAGCTGGTCCAACAAATAACTGGAGAGATCCTCAAGAGATGCGTGCAGAGCTGCACGCATTATTCCGAGGGTGTATGCGAGGTCGCACACTCTACATTGTGCCTTTTTGTATGGGGCCTTTGAACTCTCCATTTTCTTTGATTGGTGTTGAGATTACAGACTCTCCTTATGTTGTATGTTCTATGAAGATCATGACGCGTATGGGAGCTTCTGTTTTAGCGATGTTGGGTTCTAATGGGACTTTCTATAAGTGTTTACATAGTGTAGGGAAGCCCTTAGCTCCTGGAGAGAAAGATGTAGCATGGCCTTGTGATCCTGAGCATATGCGTATTGTCTATTTCCAAGATGACAGTAGTGTGATGTCTTTTGGTAGCGGATACGGAGGCAACGCATTGCTAGGTAAGAAGTGCGTAGCTTTGCGTTTAGCTTCTTATTTAGGACATCAACAAGGTTGGTTAGCGGAGCATATGTTGATTATTGGGGTGACTAACCCTGAAGGAAGGAAGAAGTATTTTGCTGCGGCGTTCCCTAGCGCTTGTGGAAAAACGAATCTCGCTATGTTGATGCCTAAGCTGCCAGGGTGGAAGGTGGAGTGTATTGGGGATGACATTGCTTGGATTCGTCCTGGTAATGATGGAAGATTATACGCAGTGAATCCAGAATTTGGATTTTTTGGAGTGGCATTAGGAACTTCAGAGACTACAAATCCTCACGCACTTGCCACTTGTCATGCGGACTCACTATTCACGAACGTAGCTTTGACTGCTGATGGAGATGTATGGTGGGAAGGTAAAACTACCACGCCTCCGCAAGGTATGATTGATTGGAAGGGTCGAGCTTGGGTCTCTGGAGGGGAGCCTGCAGCACATCCTAATGCGCGTTTTACAGCTCCGTTGGATCATTGTCCTTCTTTAGATCCGCAATGGAATAATCCTCAAGGGGTTCCTTTAGAGGCGGTCATTTTTGGTGGAAGACGTACAGAGACCATTCCTTTAGTATATGAGGCGTTAAGCTGGGAGCATGGGGTGATGATGGGGGCAGGGATGTCCTCAACGACAACTGCCGCGATTGTAGGGGAGTTGGGTAAGCTGCGACATGATCCTTTTGCTATGCTTCCATTTTGTGGCTATAACATGGCAGCTTATTTCGAGCATTGGTTGTCGTTTGCTACTAAAGGTTTGCAGTTGCCTAGAATTTTTGGTGTCAACTGGTTCCGTAAGGATGAGCACGGGCAGTTCATTTGGCCTGGGTTCTCAGAAAATCTTCGTGTATTGGAATGGATCTTCCGTCGTACGGATGGAGAGGATGCCATTGCGCACCGTACTCCGGTAGGATATTTACCTACAGCAGAAGGGCTTAATACATCGGGGCTTGATCTATCCGAGGATGCTTTGCGAGCTTTGTTGACTGTAGATGCGCAGGGTTGGAAAGCTGAGGTCAGTAATATTCGGAAGTATTGTTCGATTTTCGGAGCTGATATGCCACAGCGTATTCTTGAAGAATTATCCAGAATAGAAAGCGAATTGAAATAA
- a CDS encoding NAD(P)H-dependent glycerol-3-phosphate dehydrogenase has product MKETIAYLGMGMWGFSLANLLANNGHRVVGWARNPALIEQLSVQRRHPAAPHISIPQNLSFTSHMEEALDGATMIVEGVTSAGMRPVLTQLKALTELRVPLVITSKGIEQNTGLLLSEIALEIFGRPAAQHLGYLSGPSIASEVLRGCPCSVVISAYNPDTLKQIHRAFLTPTFRVYPNSDLKGVALGGALKNVIAIACGISDGFRFGDNAKSGLVTRGLHEIRKFATIMGCRPDTLNGLAGLGDLCTTSFSAFSRNTLFGKLLAEGLTPEQAKTKIGMVVEGVYTALSAHQIATHHRIDMPITTSVYRVLYENLDIQEGIAQLLQRDTKEEYL; this is encoded by the coding sequence ATGAAAGAGACTATAGCCTACCTAGGAATGGGCATGTGGGGATTTTCCCTCGCCAATCTTCTTGCTAATAATGGTCATCGTGTAGTGGGATGGGCAAGAAACCCTGCACTGATCGAACAGTTGTCTGTGCAACGTCGACACCCAGCAGCTCCTCATATCTCCATTCCTCAGAATCTTTCTTTCACATCCCACATGGAAGAAGCTCTAGATGGAGCGACGATGATTGTAGAAGGAGTGACCTCAGCAGGAATGAGACCTGTTCTAACACAACTCAAAGCTTTGACAGAGCTTCGCGTTCCTCTAGTAATCACATCAAAAGGTATCGAACAAAATACAGGCTTACTCCTAAGCGAAATCGCTTTAGAAATATTTGGCCGTCCCGCCGCGCAACATCTAGGCTATCTCAGTGGGCCCTCTATTGCCAGTGAAGTCCTTCGTGGATGCCCTTGCTCAGTTGTTATCAGTGCGTATAACCCTGATACTCTAAAACAAATTCATCGAGCTTTTCTCACCCCTACATTTCGTGTCTATCCTAATAGCGACCTAAAAGGAGTTGCGTTAGGAGGAGCACTGAAAAATGTAATCGCCATAGCTTGTGGAATCTCTGACGGATTCCGCTTCGGGGATAATGCTAAATCTGGACTTGTTACCCGAGGTCTGCATGAAATTCGTAAATTTGCCACCATCATGGGATGCCGTCCAGATACCTTGAATGGGCTCGCAGGTCTAGGAGACCTCTGTACCACCAGCTTTTCTGCTTTCAGTAGAAATACCCTCTTTGGGAAATTGCTAGCCGAAGGCCTGACTCCTGAACAGGCTAAAACAAAAATTGGTATGGTGGTCGAAGGGGTGTACACGGCTCTCTCTGCTCATCAAATTGCTACACACCACAGAATAGACATGCCGATTACCACCAGCGTCTATCGCGTTCTCTACGAAAATCTCGATATTCAGGAAGGGATCGCTCAGCTTCTCCAACGTGATACAAAAGAAGAATATTTGTAA
- a CDS encoding CT620/CT621 family type III secretion system effector, with protein sequence MRNYPIPEGQKYFVPTIETAAPRERRVSPAEVAADYTQLHEAATYLQVFQDLLNDAHQLGLNKEFVESLRQDFLKTGSEMSLMQALWTEESQREARKRERKELQQQLESKVLGPQALTTAEELHPVDDSIVNKMPFQSAFAYILLDKYIPAQEEALYALARELSFSGYAQTLFSPVLELVKSFNNAPIVYNLGSYIGQTAGTANFKYGYQMVLDRYETETGQLRKDIKNAENAKQQLAQIIKNIEANNSLTTEHKTQLKDMANGYIQTLDVCISQMQELSTGLRGLSFIPGRDEYSPAYEIMGSSFSVVTLQNLEGKVVDGEINISSGETKGGLLNFFTYFLADVQNFGDLAQTNQLMLELQMRAMHQQWSLVTASLKLLHNVYRTLASS encoded by the coding sequence ATGAGAAACTATCCGATTCCAGAAGGACAAAAGTATTTTGTTCCAACAATAGAGACTGCGGCTCCTCGAGAACGCAGAGTCTCCCCTGCAGAAGTAGCAGCCGACTACACGCAGTTGCATGAGGCGGCAACGTATCTTCAAGTATTTCAAGATTTATTGAACGATGCGCATCAGTTAGGACTAAATAAAGAGTTCGTAGAGAGTTTGCGTCAAGATTTCTTAAAAACAGGCTCCGAGATGTCTTTGATGCAAGCTCTATGGACTGAAGAGAGTCAAAGAGAAGCGCGTAAGAGAGAGAGAAAAGAGCTCCAGCAACAACTAGAGTCCAAGGTACTAGGTCCTCAGGCATTAACGACTGCTGAGGAGTTGCATCCTGTGGATGATAGTATTGTGAATAAGATGCCTTTTCAATCGGCTTTTGCGTATATCCTTCTTGATAAGTATATTCCTGCACAGGAAGAGGCTCTGTATGCATTAGCAAGAGAGCTCAGTTTTTCAGGGTATGCACAGACATTATTTAGCCCAGTTTTAGAGTTAGTGAAAAGTTTTAATAACGCGCCTATCGTTTACAACTTAGGCTCTTACATTGGGCAGACAGCAGGAACTGCGAACTTTAAATATGGCTATCAGATGGTCTTGGATCGTTATGAAACAGAGACTGGCCAGTTGAGAAAGGATATTAAAAATGCTGAGAATGCCAAGCAGCAGCTGGCACAGATTATTAAGAACATAGAGGCAAATAATTCTTTAACGACAGAGCACAAGACTCAGCTCAAGGATATGGCAAATGGGTATATTCAGACTTTAGATGTCTGTATCTCCCAAATGCAAGAGCTGTCTACTGGATTGCGAGGATTATCATTTATCCCTGGTAGAGATGAATACAGCCCTGCTTATGAGATTATGGGATCTTCTTTTTCCGTAGTTACTTTACAAAACTTGGAAGGGAAGGTTGTCGATGGGGAGATCAATATTTCCTCTGGAGAAACGAAAGGTGGGCTTTTAAACTTCTTTACCTATTTTCTTGCAGACGTACAGAATTTTGGAGATTTAGCACAAACGAATCAGTTGATGTTAGAACTACAAATGCGAGCTATGCATCAGCAATGGAGTTTAGTTACAGCCTCTTTGAAACTCTTACATAATGTATATAGAACATTGGCTTCTAGCTAG
- a CDS encoding UTP--glucose-1-phosphate uridylyltransferase, giving the protein MTDSSYVDLSFLLDQLLPIQQEHLLEYWPSLSPQQRLRLGTQIAQIDIPFFLRQQALLQNPQASHQEYTPLSPVHYAGDNPAYAQLGFQLLQRGKVGCVVLAGGQGSRLKFDGPKGLYPVSSVKKKPLYQLVAEKVAAASKWVGRPLPLAIMTSPLNHKQTLSYFATNDYFNLSPSQVDFFCQPLWPLLSLSGDLFLESEDRLSLGPTGNGCLSTLLQSSGIWDKWHQAGIEMVSVIPIDNPLALPFDRELVGFHAAEHNDVTIKTTLRQSAQEDVGVLIELAKQKIAVVEYSTLTTKERCVKTTEGDLTYKLANIGLYCLSMDFLAQTAYQPLPLYKANKHAKQLHPSTTEKNAWKFEEFIFDLFQYSEHSQAIVYPRHECFAPLKNYEGNHSPATVREAMRKREHALFTAVTERKLSPNTIFELEADFYYPSSHTSLEWETKIFFQETIIEAS; this is encoded by the coding sequence ATGACCGACTCCTCGTATGTAGATTTATCATTTCTATTGGATCAGCTGCTTCCTATTCAACAGGAGCATTTATTAGAGTATTGGCCTTCGTTATCCCCTCAACAAAGGCTACGGTTAGGCACTCAAATCGCTCAAATCGATATTCCTTTTTTTCTTCGTCAGCAAGCGTTACTACAAAATCCTCAAGCCTCTCATCAAGAATATACTCCCTTATCCCCTGTACACTATGCTGGCGACAACCCTGCTTATGCCCAGCTGGGCTTCCAGCTATTGCAAAGAGGTAAGGTTGGTTGCGTCGTATTAGCTGGTGGCCAAGGATCGCGATTAAAATTTGATGGGCCCAAAGGGCTCTATCCTGTTTCCTCTGTAAAGAAAAAACCTCTTTATCAACTAGTTGCAGAGAAGGTAGCCGCGGCTAGCAAATGGGTAGGGAGACCATTGCCATTAGCGATTATGACCTCCCCTCTTAATCATAAACAGACCCTCTCTTACTTTGCTACTAACGACTATTTTAATTTGTCTCCCTCCCAAGTAGATTTTTTTTGCCAGCCGCTCTGGCCTCTCCTTTCTTTATCCGGAGATCTGTTCCTAGAATCTGAAGATCGTCTATCTCTCGGACCTACAGGGAATGGCTGTCTATCCACATTATTACAATCTTCAGGAATCTGGGATAAATGGCATCAAGCAGGGATAGAAATGGTTAGTGTAATCCCTATAGATAATCCCTTAGCATTGCCTTTTGATAGAGAACTCGTTGGCTTTCATGCAGCGGAACACAATGATGTCACTATCAAAACTACTTTACGACAAAGTGCACAAGAAGATGTCGGAGTCTTAATCGAATTAGCAAAACAAAAAATTGCAGTTGTTGAATACTCCACACTCACTACTAAAGAACGTTGCGTGAAAACTACAGAGGGAGATCTCACCTATAAACTCGCAAATATCGGCTTGTACTGTCTATCTATGGACTTTCTAGCGCAAACAGCATACCAACCTCTTCCTCTTTACAAAGCGAATAAACATGCTAAGCAATTACATCCCTCTACCACTGAAAAAAATGCTTGGAAGTTCGAAGAATTTATTTTTGATTTGTTCCAATATAGCGAACACAGTCAAGCCATTGTATATCCTCGCCACGAATGCTTTGCTCCTCTCAAAAACTATGAAGGGAACCATAGCCCTGCAACAGTTCGAGAAGCTATGCGCAAAAGAGAACATGCTCTATTTACTGCTGTTACGGAAAGAAAACTTTCTCCAAATACAATATTTGAATTAGAAGCGGATTTTTATTACCCTTCCTCCCATACTTCCTTAGAGTGGGAAACTAAGATATTTTTCCAGGAAACAATTATTGAGGCCTCATGA
- a CDS encoding CT620/CT621 family type III secretion system effector, which translates to MSIQPTSISLTKNITAALAGEQVDAAAVYMPQAVFFFQQLDEKSKGLKQALGLLEEVNLEKFTPSLEKSPTPITTGTTSKISADGIEIVGELSSETILADPNKAAAQVFGEGLADSFDDWLRLSENGGIQDPTAIEEEIVTKYQTELNTLRNKLKQQSLTDDEYTKLYAIPQNFVKEIESLKNENNVRLIPKSKVTNFWQNIMLTYNSVTSLSEPVTDAMNTTMAEYSLYIERATEAAKLIREITNTIKDIFNPVWDVREQTGIFGLKGAEYNALEGNMIQSLLSFAGLFRQLMSRTATVDEIGALYPKNDKNEDVIHTAIDDYVNSLADLKANEQVKLNGLLSLVYAYYASTLGFAKKDVFNNAQASFTDYTNFLNQEIQYWTPRETSSFNISNQALQTFKNKPSADYNGVYLFDNKGLETNLFNPTFFFDVVSLMTADPTKTMSRQDYNKVITASESSIQKINQAITAWELAIAECGTKKAKLEPSSLNYFNAMVEAKKTFVETSPIQMVYSSLMLDKYLPNQQYILETLGSQMTFSNKAARYLNDIIAYAVSFQTADVYYSLGMYLRQMNQQEFPEVISRANDTVKKEIDRSRADLFHCKKAIEKIKELVTSVNADTELTSSQRAELLETLASYAFEFENLYHNLSNVYVMVSKVQISGVSKPDEVDEAFTAKIGSKEFDTWIQQLTTFESAVIEGGRNGVMPGGEQQVLQSLESKQQDYTSFNQNQQLALQMESAAIQQEWTMVAAALALMNQIFAKLIRRFK; encoded by the coding sequence GTGTCAATACAACCTACATCCATTTCTTTAACTAAGAATATAACGGCAGCTTTAGCCGGAGAGCAGGTCGATGCTGCTGCAGTGTATATGCCGCAGGCTGTTTTTTTCTTTCAGCAACTGGATGAAAAAAGCAAGGGGCTGAAACAGGCTTTAGGATTGCTCGAAGAGGTTAATCTAGAAAAATTTACACCGTCTTTAGAAAAATCACCTACACCTATCACTACGGGAACAACGAGTAAAATTTCCGCTGATGGGATTGAGATTGTTGGAGAGCTTTCTTCAGAAACAATTTTGGCAGATCCTAATAAAGCTGCAGCTCAGGTTTTTGGAGAGGGGCTTGCAGATAGTTTTGATGATTGGCTCAGATTATCTGAAAATGGGGGGATTCAAGATCCTACAGCAATAGAAGAAGAGATTGTTACTAAGTATCAAACAGAACTCAATACTCTGCGCAATAAACTCAAGCAACAATCTTTAACAGACGATGAGTATACGAAGCTTTATGCTATTCCTCAAAACTTTGTTAAAGAGATAGAAAGCTTAAAGAATGAAAATAATGTGAGGTTAATTCCCAAAAGTAAAGTCACTAACTTTTGGCAGAATATCATGCTCACTTACAACTCGGTAACCTCGTTATCAGAACCTGTTACCGATGCGATGAATACGACTATGGCGGAGTACTCTCTTTATATTGAGAGAGCTACAGAGGCTGCCAAGTTGATACGGGAGATAACCAACACGATCAAAGACATTTTCAATCCAGTTTGGGATGTGCGTGAACAAACAGGAATTTTTGGGTTAAAAGGAGCTGAGTATAACGCTTTAGAAGGCAATATGATTCAAAGCTTGCTTAGCTTTGCGGGTCTATTCCGGCAGTTAATGAGTCGTACTGCAACAGTTGATGAGATAGGCGCACTTTATCCTAAAAATGATAAAAACGAAGACGTCATTCATACTGCTATTGATGATTATGTGAATTCTTTAGCTGATTTGAAAGCCAATGAACAGGTCAAACTCAACGGTCTGTTGAGTTTAGTATATGCTTATTATGCTAGTACTTTAGGTTTTGCTAAGAAGGATGTATTCAATAATGCACAAGCTTCTTTTACAGATTATACTAATTTTCTAAACCAAGAGATCCAATATTGGACGCCTAGAGAGACTTCAAGTTTTAATATCTCCAATCAAGCATTGCAAACCTTTAAAAATAAGCCTTCGGCTGATTATAACGGCGTATATCTTTTTGATAATAAAGGATTAGAGACTAATCTCTTTAATCCTACGTTCTTCTTTGATGTTGTGAGTCTCATGACAGCTGATCCTACGAAGACTATGTCTCGACAGGATTACAATAAGGTGATTACAGCCTCGGAATCCAGTATTCAGAAGATTAATCAGGCTATTACCGCTTGGGAACTAGCTATTGCAGAATGTGGGACTAAAAAAGCGAAGCTCGAACCATCCAGTTTAAATTATTTTAATGCTATGGTCGAAGCGAAGAAGACCTTCGTAGAGACCTCTCCAATACAGATGGTCTATTCATCTTTGATGTTGGATAAGTATCTTCCGAATCAGCAGTACATATTAGAGACATTAGGAAGTCAGATGACTTTCTCTAACAAGGCTGCTCGGTATTTAAATGATATCATTGCGTATGCAGTTAGCTTCCAAACAGCTGACGTCTATTATTCTTTAGGGATGTATCTTCGACAAATGAACCAGCAGGAATTTCCTGAGGTGATTTCTCGTGCTAACGATACTGTGAAAAAAGAGATAGATCGGAGTCGTGCGGATCTCTTTCACTGTAAAAAAGCTATCGAAAAGATTAAAGAATTAGTGACTTCTGTAAATGCGGATACTGAATTGACCTCATCTCAGCGTGCAGAGTTATTAGAGACGTTAGCTAGTTATGCTTTTGAATTTGAGAATCTCTATCACAACCTCTCTAATGTTTACGTCATGGTTTCTAAGGTACAGATTTCTGGCGTAAGCAAGCCTGATGAAGTGGATGAGGCTTTTACTGCTAAGATTGGATCGAAGGAATTCGATACTTGGATTCAGCAGCTTACAACATTTGAAAGTGCTGTGATTGAAGGTGGGCGTAATGGTGTGATGCCTGGGGGAGAGCAGCAGGTTTTACAGAGTTTAGAGAGCAAGCAGCAAGATTACACGTCGTTCAACCAGAATCAGCAATTAGCTCTACAAATGGAGTCCGCAGCGATTCAACAAGAGTGGACTATGGTAGCAGCAGCCTTAGCATTAATGAATCAGATTTTTGCTAAGTTGATCCGTAGATTTAAATAA